The following coding sequences lie in one Phoenix dactylifera cultivar Barhee BC4 unplaced genomic scaffold, palm_55x_up_171113_PBpolish2nd_filt_p 000628F, whole genome shotgun sequence genomic window:
- the LOC103721268 gene encoding putative disease resistance RPP13-like protein 1: MDWNNLLSKATSIPKFLPDKLVDWLFSCAQSEYSLISGVEDEIDKLRRTSERIHHLLTDAEERRYIEDKSVKSWLLELKDVAFAADELLDRHQTQLKLSSLDQSSGEAGPSRKRKRSWSLLSLGLGHEPVLLQRRTLATQIAKINERLEEIAKARKKFRLEAGDGRRRGRTGESSPPSQSVASYEWSHVVGREDEKAEIVTALTSDHRILLPVLPIYGAPGIGKTTLAKLVYNDAQVENYFDLRIWVGLSKGFDVRRVTKEIIEAVDDGEKCNISSLDALLRHLSCKVSGRKFLLVLDNLWAENFQFWETLRLPLVAGGIPARVFEPTSEFGKDQQEDRAEVPRIPLAAKLLGCLLYNVTEEDAWEDMLIEVCSLEEDKNNILPSLMISYNHLNYHLKQCFKYCSMFPNGYEFDRDELVRLWMAEGLIQRSGSRSTLEVIGGRYFDNLLWRSFFEVSGNQGQKQKYRMPSLIHDLARLVSKPESLVVEHGVSCDKPEWVRYASLFHQNDQETVAFDKLYRYEKLRTFKLYGEFRVGVKQVPADLFLKLTCLQVLDLSFSEIEELPDSVGDLIHLRYLGLYRTEIQRLPESVCWLYNLQTLELGECFRLQELPKGTSYMVNLRHLGLHVDWETGADSMMSMPQRIGKLTSLQTLSRFIVTSENGCNVRELKDLNLRGELCISKLENVVDVSDAQEANLSRKRIDNLKLQWSNTINPTGQQGGSDCERVVACLCPHIKLKCLWIENYPGSNFPDWVGDSSFLHLETLRLSCCKNCKQLPLIGRLPRLRNLWIKGMHGIRSMGNFVGFQSLEKLTLSDMPNLERLFEVEGGEIPRLRELSMLHCPELRELIVLLPMLAKLKKRNSASKQLLCLVFGRPQNYELDKDELVKLWMAEGLIKPERLCENK, translated from the exons ATGGACTGGAATAATCTGCTCTCCAAGGCCACCTCCATCCCCAAATTCCTCCCCGACAAGCTCGTGGACTGGCTTTTCTCCTGCGCCCAGTCCGAGTACTCCCTCATCAGCGGCGTCGAAGACGAGATCGACAAGCTCCGAAGAACCAGCGAGCGGATCCACCACCTCCTCACCGACGCCGAGGAGCGCCGCTACATCGAGGACAAGTCCGTTAAGAGCTGGCTCCTCGAACTCAAAGACGTCGCCTTCGCCGCCGACGAACTCCTCGATCGCCACCAGACACAGCTCAAACTCTCCTCCCTCGACCAGAGCAGCGGCGAGGCCGGCCCATCCCGCAAGCGAAAGCGCTCCTGGTCTCTCCTTTCCCTCGGCCTCGGCCATGAGCCAGTTCTTCTCCAGCGCCGGACACTGGCGACCCAGATAGCCAAGATCAACGAGAGGTTAGAGGAGATCGCCAAGGCCCGGAAGAAATTCCGTCTGGAGGCCGGAGACGGGAGGAGAAGGGGGCGAACGGGAGAAAGCTCGCCTCCTTCTCAATCCGTGGCCTCTTATGAGTGGTCTCATGTCGTCGGCCGAGAAGATGAGAAGGCAGAGATTGTTACAGCATTGACGTCGGATCATCGAATCCTCCTCCCTGTTCTTCCGATCTATGGAGCTCCTGGAATCGGTAAGACCACTCTTGCTAAATTAGTCTACAATGACGCTCAAGTGGAAAATTATTTCGATTTGAGGATTTGGGTTGGTTTGTCCAAAGGATTTGATGTGAGAAGGGTAACGAAAGAGATTATAGAAGCTGTAGACGACGGGGAGAAATGTAATATATCCAGCCTGGACGCTCTGCTGCGTCACCTCAGCTGCAAGGTGAGTGGGAGAAAGTTCTTGCTGGTGCTGGATAACTTGTGGGCTGAGAATTTCCAGTTCTGGGAGACGCTGCGGCTTCCATTGGTGGCTGGAG GCATTCCCGCTCGGGTGTTCGAGCCAACATCCGAATTTGGAAAAGATCAGCAAGAGGATCGTGCAGAGGTGCCAAGGATCCctctggcagcaaagttgcttGGTTGCCTCCTGTACAATGTGACAGAGGAAGATGCGTGGGAAGACATGCTAATTGAAGTGTGCTCATTGGAAGAGGATAAAAATAACATATTGCCAAGCTTAATGATCAGTTATAATCATTTGAATTATCATCTGAAGCAGTGTTTTAAGTACTGCTCTATGTTTCCTAATGGTTATGAGTTTGATAGGGATGAACTGGTCAGGTTGTGGATGGCAGAAGGTTTGATCCAGCGCAGTGGGAGCAGAAGTACTCTGGAGGTGATAGGCGGCAGGTACTTTGATAATCTATTGTGGAGGTCATTTTTTGAAGTCTCTGGTAATCAAGGACAGAAACAGAAATATAGAATGCCGAGCCTCATCCATGATCTAGCACGATTAGTTTCTAAACCTGAAAGTTTGGTTGTGGAACATGGTGTTTCATGTGATAAACCCGAATGGGTGCGTTATGCATCCTTGTTTCATCAAAATGATCAGGAGACGGTAGCATTCGACAAACTATACAGATATGAAAAATTGCGGACTTTTAAATTGTATGGAGAGTTTAGAGTGGGTGTGAAGCAGGTCCCAGCAGATCTATTTCTTAAATTAACATGCTTGCAGGTTTTAGATCTCAGCTTTAGCGAGATAGAAGAATTGCCGGATTCAGTTGGTGATTTGATACACCTGCGATATCTTGGCCTTTACAGAACTGAAATCCAAAGGCTGCCTGAATCAGTTTGCTGGCTTTACAATCTGCAGACCCTGGAGCTTGGTGAGTGCTTCAGGCTCCAAGAGTTACCAAAAGGAACAAGCTACATGGTTAACCTACGGCATCTTGGTTTGCATGTTGACTGGGAGACAGGTGCCGATTCGATGATGTCCATGCCACAGAGAATTGGAAAGTTAACTTCGTTGCAGACATTGTCAAGATTCATTGTGACTTCTGAGAATGGATGCAACGTACGAGAGCTGAAGGACTTGAACCTTCGAGGAGAGCTTTGCATCTCAAAGCTAGAAAATGTTGTCGATGTGTCGGATGCTCAAGAGGCCAATTTGAGTAGGAAGCGAATTGATAATTTGAAGTTGCAATGGAGCAATACAATCAATCCCACTGGTCAACAGGGTGGGAGTGATTGCGAAAGGGTTGTTGCATGTCTCTGCCCTCATATCAAACTCAAATGTCTTTGGATAGAGAACTATCCTGGCAGCAATTTTCCAGATTGGGTAGGGGACAGTTCTTTCTTGCACTTAGAGACTTTGAGACTCTCCTGCTGCAAGAATTGTAAACAACTCCCATTGATAGGGCGGCTACCTCGTCTCAGAAATCTGTGGATAAAAGGTATGCATGGAATAAGAAGCATGGGAAATTTTGTGGGATTTCAATCTCTAGAGAAGCTTACATTATCAGACATGCCTAATTTGGAGAGACTTTTTGAAGTGGAAGGTGGTGAGATTCCTAGGCTCCGCGAACTCTCCATGTTGCATTGCCCTGAACTGAGAGAACTGATTGTCCTTCTTCCTATGCTTGCgaaattgaagaaaagaaacT CTGCATCAAAACAATTGCTTTGCCTAGTGTTCGGTAGGCCCCAAAATTATGAGCTTGATAAGGACGAATTGGTCAAGTTGTGGATGGCAGAAGGTCTCATCAAGCCAGAGAGGCTTTGTGAGAACAAATGA